The Bradyrhizobium betae genomic interval GGTCGGCGTGAACTATCATTTCTGAGCGAATGGAGCGCCATCGCTCGGCCTGCCGGGCGTATCCGCCCTGCGATGTTTGACGACGCGCCGGGCGGCGCGGCGGTCCGGTCGCTTGCGCCGGCGCGGGCCCCGTCGTCTTGACGCCGGATGCGGGGCTGGCAATAACGGCTGCCCGCGCAAGTGCCGGAACCCGCGTCAATGCCGCAAGGAAAGCCGTGGCCGTGAAAAGTCTCCGTCAGCTCCTGACGGGAGAGGACATCATCCAGCTCGTGATCCGGCTCGGCCTGCTGGCCCTGTTGATCATCTGGACCTTCCTGATCATCCGTCCGTTCGTGCCGATCCTGGCCTGGAGCGGCGTGCTCGCGGTGGCGTTCTACCCGGCCTTCAGCTGGGTCGCCAGGATGCTTGGCGGCCGGCCCAAGACTGCCGCCGCCATCCTCACCCTGATCACGCTCGGCATCGTCATTGGCCCCGCGACCTGGCTCGGCATCAGCGCCGTCGACGGTGTTCGGGAGCTGGCGCGTCAGCTCGGCACCGGCGACCTAGCGCTCCAGTCGGCGCCGGAGCAGCTCAAATCCTGGCCGGTCGTCGGGCCCTGGCTGTTCGACCTCTGGGAGCAGGCCTACGCCAACATCCGCGCGGTGCTGCGCGAGGTCGCCCCCTTTCTCCAGCCGCTGGCGGGACCGCTGTTGTCGCTGGCGGGCGATGCCAGCCTCGGAACGCTGCAGTTTCTCGTCTCGGTCTTCGTGGCCGGATTCCTGTTTCCGCACGGGCCCCGGCTGGTTGCGGCCAGTCGCGGTTTCCTGTTTCGCATCGTGCCCGAGCAGACCGAGCATTTCCTGGGACTTGCGGGCGCCACCATCCGCGCGGTGGCGCAGGGCGTAATCGGCGTCGCGATCGTGCAGGCGCTGCTGGCCGGCATCGGCTTCAAGCTCGCGGCGGTGCCGAGCGCGGGGCTTCTCGCCTTCATCGTGCTGCTGCTCTCGATCGTTCAGATCGGCGCCTTCCTGGTCCTGCTGCCGGTCATCATCTGGATCTGGACCGCCAAGGACGTCACCACGGCGCTGCTGCTCACGGTGTTTCTCGTCCTGGTCGGCTTCATCGACACCATGTTGAAGCCGCTGGTGATGGGGCGGGGCCTCACCACGCCGACCATCGTGATCTTCGTCGGCGTGATCGGCGGAACGCTCGCCCACGGCATCGTCGGCCTGTTCATCGGGCCTATCATCCTCTCGGTGGCCTGGGAGATGATGATGGCCTGGATCAGGACGGAGGACCGGGCGGGAGCGGGAAAGACGGCGGACGAAGGCTGATCCCGGCCTTGAAAGGCGCGATCTGCCCGCCATGTTCCGAAAAGTCCTCGCGGCCCGCGGCCTGTGGTCAACTGGCCCCCGTAACTTGTCTATTCGACTAGACAAGTTACGATGGGACGATTCTGTTTTCCATTTACGGCAGCAATGGCGAAGTCTTCCAAGCTGGTTGCTGCGAAACGCGGCAAGGTATTGTTGGTCAGGCGGCGGTCGGACGGCCTTTGGATGTTCCCGGGCGGCCGCAAACGCGCGCGCGAGTCCGACAAGGACTGCCTGCGACGGGAGATCAAGGAGGAACTGCCCAAGCTGAAGCTCGGGAGGATCAGCCTCTGGAAGGAAGTGAAGGCCAGGAACAAGCGCTCCGGCCGCAAAATGAGCGACGCGATCTTCATCGCCAAGGGCGCCAAGGGCAGGCTTGCGATCGGCGACAAGAACGAGATCGACCGCGCCGCCTGGCAGAAGCCGCGCGGTATCCGTTTGACGCCGACCTCGCGCTATATCCGCGATCGTCTGTTTCCGCGGAAGTCACGCAGCCGGTGAACGGGGCGGTCGTTGACTGGCGGGTAGCTCTGGCGAACAAGCCGCGCCCTACTCGGATCGGCCCGCCGTTCGCCTGCGGCCCTCGGACGAGCGCGATGTCGCGGTCGGCGCCTCCGGAGCAAGGCGTCTCGCGGCCTGGGCCTGGCGCAGCTCCTTGCGGACCTTGCGTGCGTCGCGCATCGCGCGCTTGATGAAGGGATGTTGCGAGTCCTCGGCGAAGAACAGCACCACTTCGCAACCCGGACATTGCCTCGAATAGCCGTCCTGCAATCGTCCGGCGCGATCACGAAACACGCCCTTGCAGCGCGTGCACTGAATCTGGACGGAACTCATCGGACAACAATGATCAATGGAAATGGATCGTCAGGTGAGCCCAAATGTCTGAAGAAAGATTGAATGGTCAGGTGACCTGACCGGTCTCGCGACCGCACGTCATCGCCCCACGCCTGATAGGCCGCAGGCATCGTGCGCCGGTGTTGATCCGACCGCAGCTTAGGCCTGAACTATTGCTTGGCCGCGATCGTATCCAGGCAATGGTTGAGATAGTCGGTGCGATCGCGCGGCAGCACCTTCTCGAGATCCGCCTTCAGCGCGCATTCGCGCTGGCGGATCTGCTCGGCCCGCCGCTTCTCGGCCGCCTCCCGAAATTCGGGAGCGACCTTGTTGGGATCGACCAGCGGCTGTGCGCGGGCAGGGGCGATTGCAAGCAGCGCGATAGCGGCGATGAAAATGACTGGTCTCAAATGAGCCTCCGTAAAAAGGCTCATGCTAGCGCGCTGCGTTCGATCTCACAAACTGGTCAGGAGTTCTGCACGTTGGCGGTCATTGGCGCTGCCGTGTGAAGCAGTTCACAAACGTCCGGCCCGATCGCTGCTATCAACGTGCCATTGCTTGACCAGCCGATATTTCACCAATCGATATTTATCGATCGATATTTCGAAAACGCCCCAGCGCTCCACCAAGCGCTGGGGTTTTTCACGCCGGTTGTCGGAAGGCCCGGAGCGTGCGCGGTTAAGCGGCTTGCTCCTCGAACGACGTGTAGACTTGGCCACCGGGATCAACGACTTGAACGTCCCAGCATCCGTCCTCGACAAGCTCCCTGGCTTTCTTGAGGGCGGCGGCGAGTGTCGGCCGCTTGAGGCTGACGACTCCAGCCGTGTCGAAACCACTGATTTCAAACATGCCGTTCCTCCTGATTTTCGTGAATCCTACACTTTCTGCAGGCGTTGTCTGCAGCTTTGTAGCGCTTCGAAGCAGGTTGCCCATGACTCATTCCGTCGCACAGACTCCGTATTCGGCCGGGGTGGCCGGGCATGACGGGCGGCCACGTCGCTAACGTGGAATTAAGCCGAAAAGCCCACAATTCTGGATAGTTGTACGTAAGTGGGTGCTGCGTAGAGGGAGCGTCGCGAGGACGTTTCGGCGTCGGCTTCCTTTTGCTCTCATTTGAGGTCAATGCCCGTGACCACGACATCCGAAGCGCAAGGCCTGGTGGAACAGTTCGACCCCGCCGCACTCGCACTCGCACTCGCAGCCGCAGCTGCAGCACCCGACCATGCAATTCCGGAAGCATCGGAACCGATCAAGCGGTCCAGCCGGAAATCGATCCTGGCGCTTTCGGTGTGTGCCCTGGCCATCAATGGCTCGGCGGCCGTCTACACGTTGCCGTCCGATTTTTCGTCGCTGAATGTCGGCAGTCTGGCTGAAATGCTTCCGCGCCTGGAAGCCTCCGTGCCAAAGCCGGATCCGGTTGCCGCTGCCTTGAAGGACATTCAGTCCGCCCAGCAGCAGCACACGGCTTCGCTGCAGGAGAACAACCAGGCATTGCAGCAAAATGCGGCCCTGCTGCAGCAGGATTCGATGGTGCTGCTGTCGCTGCGGCAGAGCATCACCGACGAACGGGTCGACGTGAGGAAGATATCTTCGCAATTGTCCACGCTCATCGCGAAGGTGGACTCGCTGCAAAATGCAATGCTGTCGGACGTCACCTCCTCCATCCGGCGAGCGAACGCGCGCTACGGACTGTCCGCGGCGATGCGCAAACGGATGGTCCGGCAGTCGAAATCCGTCGGGCCCGTTTCGGTTGGTGGCGCTCCTTTGAGCATGCCGGCCACGGTTTCAGCCCCGGAAAGCTGAAGACGGCTCACTTTGAGGCTTGATCGATCTTGCGCCCCAGATGCCCTGTGTCGTGATCGCGGCGCAACTGGCTGAGCGACGTCTCGTTCAATTGAGCCAGGACTTCACTGAGCTGTTTCGCATCCGGATACCCGGCTGCAAACCCCTTGCCGTAGATCTTGCGCAGCGTGCCGACCAGCGTGTTGCCGTGCTTCTTGCCGATCGTGCCATCCTTGTCGCGGTGGCGGCCGTCCAGGCCCCGTTCCTTCATGTCTCTCTCCCTGAGCTGCGTCTCACGCGCCGGCACAGCGTGCGCCCATTGGAGTTGATTGGCAACGGCGTGGCGCGCGGGAGTTGAGGGGCCCTCGATGGGGCTGGATTGAGCGCAATTTCTAATTGTTTTCAAGTGTGTCTGCTTGTATCTGAAGTTTCATCGGATAGAGGTATATGCGCAGTTTCTTCAGATCCATTCCCCAGCTTCGAAGGCTTCGATACCGCGCCATGCGGCTAAAGCGTGGCGCCCGAGGCGAGGCTGACGAGACAAACATCCTCCGCGACCTCGTCGCAAAGACTGGTGCGCCGAAGACATTCATCGAGTTCGGCTTTCATCCGGTCAAGTTCAACTGTGCGGCCTTTGCCTACAGCCCGGATTGGCAGGGTCTTCTCATCGACGGCTCGGCCGAGCAGGTCGAAGACGCGAAGGTGTTGCTTCCGAGCCGTATCGATATCCGGAATGCCTTTCTTTCGTTGGACAACCTTGATTTCATCCGGACCAGGTTCGAGCGCGTCGGCGTTCTCTCCATCGATGTCGACGGTAACGACTATTGGTTTCTGGAGCGATTGATCGACATCGAACCATCGATCATTTCGATCGAATACAATGCAAGCTTTGGACAGGCATCGGTCACCGTCCCGTACGATCCGACCTTTGTGCGCCACGAGAAGCATCCGACGGGCTGGTACCATGGCACGTCGCTGGCTGCGGTTGCCAAGCTCTGCCGGCGTTCGGGCTACGGGCTGGCGGAGGTCTCCTCCTACGGGGCCAACGCGTTCTTCACGAAATCGGGCAATCTCGATCCGGCAACCGCCTGGAAGCCCAATCGCGATCGCGACGAATGGTCCGGCACCACGGCCGCGCAGCAATGGGACGCGATCAAGTCGCTGCCCCTCGTGACTGTCTGAGGGATTTCGTTCCCGCCCCGGTGCTGAAGGTCTTCGGTTGACGGCCAGTTGGTGAGCGCGCTGGGGCTCGATACGATTTCTCGCCGAACTTTTACGCGTCATGGGCCCGCCGGTTCACGCTGGCGGGCCTACCATGTTGGTTGATTTCGCCCTGCGGTTGGATGCCCGCAATACTTGCTGGGGGGAACGTTTTAATGCGCGTGGTCGCGATCTTGGTGCTTAGCTTGTCTTTGGGCGGATGCCTCACCGGCGAACAGCTTATTGCGGAGCGCAATGCCAAAGACGATCAAAAATGCCAGAGCTATGGCGCTCGGCCTGGCACTGATTCCTACGTGAATTGCCGTGCTCAGCTGGATAGCGCGCGCACGACGGCGAGAGCCATTGACGGTGCGACCCCGGCCCAAACGACCGTAGTGGTGCGGTCCTCCGATGTGCCGACGCCTATGCCTTCGACGGTCCCCGGACAGCGCTGTACGTCGCGCGGGTCTTTTTGCTAACAGACCAACTCGACCTGGTCAGCCCAGTCGCGGCAGATTTGCTCCATGTCTTGATGGCCTCGCGCGCGGTTCTGGCGCGCCCAGAGCTCGCGCGCGGCGACACCGATCAATATGCCCAGCACCAACCCATTGAGCGCGATCGTCAGGTGTGCTCGCCGAATTTTAGGCTTCGTTTCCGGCGTCTATATTCTGGTTTAAGTCTTTGATTTGGCTTGGTGAGCGCGCTGGGGCTCGAACCCAGGACCCCGTGATTAAAAGTCACGTGCTCTACCGGCTGAGCTACGCGCTCCCATGGCCGCTGATGGCTTTGCGATCGATCGCCATCGTCTTCGGACATTCGAGAAGCATGTCTTGCCGCTGCGCTCAATTTGCGTCGCGGGGAAAACCGGCTGTTTCCGGATCATGCTTTCGGCCCGCGCTGTGTAGGGGGATGGGGCGCTGAGGTCAATAGCAGGGGCGGCTGCCGAAACTCGCGGCAGGGGCGGGGAATCGCTCGTGCTATCCGCAGCTTAAGCGCGGATTTTCAACCCGGTTGACGGGCCGTCATCCACGCCGAACTGCTCATCCCCGTCACTTCGCCTCGCGCCGGACCTCGCTCGGCACCGGCTGCACGGTGCCGACAGGGGTCGGCAGCGCGACCGGGCGCAGGCCGATCAGCTCGGCGGTGCGGATCGCGCTG includes:
- a CDS encoding AI-2E family transporter gives rise to the protein MAVKSLRQLLTGEDIIQLVIRLGLLALLIIWTFLIIRPFVPILAWSGVLAVAFYPAFSWVARMLGGRPKTAAAILTLITLGIVIGPATWLGISAVDGVRELARQLGTGDLALQSAPEQLKSWPVVGPWLFDLWEQAYANIRAVLREVAPFLQPLAGPLLSLAGDASLGTLQFLVSVFVAGFLFPHGPRLVAASRGFLFRIVPEQTEHFLGLAGATIRAVAQGVIGVAIVQALLAGIGFKLAAVPSAGLLAFIVLLLSIVQIGAFLVLLPVIIWIWTAKDVTTALLLTVFLVLVGFIDTMLKPLVMGRGLTTPTIVIFVGVIGGTLAHGIVGLFIGPIILSVAWEMMMAWIRTEDRAGAGKTADEG
- a CDS encoding NUDIX hydrolase; its protein translation is MAKSSKLVAAKRGKVLLVRRRSDGLWMFPGGRKRARESDKDCLRREIKEELPKLKLGRISLWKEVKARNKRSGRKMSDAIFIAKGAKGRLAIGDKNEIDRAAWQKPRGIRLTPTSRYIRDRLFPRKSRSR